One Acanthochromis polyacanthus isolate Apoly-LR-REF ecotype Palm Island chromosome 6, KAUST_Apoly_ChrSc, whole genome shotgun sequence DNA segment encodes these proteins:
- the adnpb gene encoding activity-dependent neuroprotector homeobox b produces MFQLPVNNLGSLRKARKNVKKVLGDIGLEFCRDHLEDYKDFTPPEVYIKHTSWEDVCMWEPSHTKVQDYRSKPFCCSGCLFSSKYFSAYKSHFRNVHSEDFENNILLNCPYCTYNGNKKTLETHIKLFHMPNNTVRQGPGGMVAGAGGIMMKDGVLKRSGDSVEQAVYYCKKCTYRDPLYNVVRKHIYREHFQQVAQPYIVKPGEKANSQNGGSTDGSNTNNVNSNQIHCKKCLFVPRTYEALVQHVIEDHERIGYQVTAMIGHTSVIVPRPKPIIMIPPKTQGDKTIIGMGPKGAVMATTRSTGSQHLSRVVIASKTGFNSQSLLSGMKHDAIGLKAGSMQPFSIGNQQVRVSLPGNAQVSVPQQSHAAKQLISGGSLRSPVVVGSSSSLKSNPLGSRVQAAATTVASVTAKKGSSVLGTSYTQKWKICTICNELFPENVYSSHFEKEHKAEKVPAVANYIMKIHNFTSKCLYCNRYLPSDTLLNHMLIHGLSCPHCRATFNDVEKMVAHMRLSHPDERVGPRTDSPLTFDLTLQQGNPKNVQLIVTTYNMRDAPEESVAFHAQNNNTSMSSALSASLLSAKRLLPQHPPKAPSGATDGAPAKSAPQASVPYKRDVGKTLCPLCFSILKGPISDSLAHHLRERHQVIQTVHPVEKKLTYKCIHCLGVYTSNMTASTITLHLVHCRGVGKSQNGQDSRAAHSSRVVPAPSSALKRSSFDSSDTSAPKRRRPGPPGERAHPRDSNGPSAFVENPDEPVVLALDPKGHENQSYESRKAFLTLYFNRAPYPTQREVEKLASSLWLWKSDISSHFVNRRRKCVQECESQGSSVLLGFSMHELSKVSHELAFAQGGSYEGRQSKRRTSRTRMGLSEEALQRHKELVAANGAPEGKPARSVDSTKPPGPSPNCASRDQTKTINSLLPQKMPLDLSEPIAIDSDSDEEEQQKDSKELEGEARRHGNRQLTGAQERTEPRTGAKMVSDLDDMSDDDDDDDEDDEDDEDDDDEDEGGHVENGFGPAEGSGRPAATGRDTLPIIIPKFVPSSARSSRDGAQLGKQQV; encoded by the exons GACTATAAAGACTTCACTCCTCCTGAGGTGTACATAAAGCACACCAGCTGGGAGGATGTGTGCATGTGGGAGCCGTCGCATACCAAAGTCCAG GACTACAGATCAAAGCCTTTCTGCTGCTCCGGCTGCCTCTTTTCATCCAAGTACTTCTCTGCATACAAGAGCCACTTCCGTAACGTCCACAGCGAGGACTTTGAGAACAACATTCTGCTCAACTGCCCCTACTGCACTTACAATGGCAACAAAAAAACTCTGGAAACACACATTAAACTGTTCCACATGCCCAATAACACCGTGCGGCAGGGCCCCGGTGGGATGGTGGCGGGAGCTGGTGGGATCATGATGAAGGACGGTGTGCTGAAGAGGAGCGGGGACAGTGTGGAGCAGGCGGTGTACTACTGCAAGAAGTGCACCTACAGGGACCCTTTGTACAATGTGGTGCGAAAGCACATCTACCGGGAACACTTTCAGCAGGTGGCCCAGCCCTACATTGTGAAGCCTGGAGAGAAAGCAAACTCTCAGAATGGTGGCAGTACGGACGGTAGTAACACAAACAATGTAAACAGCAACCAGATTCACTGCAAGAAGTGTCTGTTTGTTCCACGGACCTACGAGGCGCTGGTCCAGCACGTCATTGAGGACCACGAGAGGATCGGCTACCAGGTGACCGCCATGATCGGACACACCAGCGTGATCGTCCCCCGTCCCAAACCCATCATCATGATCCCCCCCAAAACACAAGGAGACAAGACCATCATCGGGATGGGCCCTAAAGGCGCCGTCATGGCAACCACCAGGTCGACTGGCTCGCAGCACCTGAGCCGAGTCGTCATCGCTTCAAAGACCGGCTTCAATTCTCAGAGTCTTCTGTCTGGGATGAAACATGATGCGATAGGATTAAAGGCCGGATCCATGCAGCCGTTCTCCATCGGAAACCAGCAGGTGAGGGTTTCTTTACCGGGGAACGCCCAGGTTTCTGTGCCGCAGCAGtcacatgcagcaaagcagcttaTTTCTGGAGGCAGCCTGCGGAGTCCAGTGGTCGTTGGTTCCTCCTCCTCACTCAAATCCAACCCGCTGGGTTCacgtgtccaggcagcagctacAACCGTGGCCTCCGTCACGGCCAAGAAAGGCTCCTCGGTGCTCGGCACGTCCTACACCCAGAAGTGGAAGATCTGCACCATCTGCAATGAGCTCTTCCCAGAGAACGTTTATAGTTCTCACTTTGAGAAAGAGCACAAAGCGGAGAAGGTGCCTGCTGTGGCAAACTACATCATGAAGATCCACAACTTCACCAGCAAGTGTCTCTACTGCAACCGTTACCTGCCCAGCGACACGCTGTTGAACCACATGCTGATCCACGGTCTGTCCTGCCCTCACTGTCGCGCCACCTTCAATGACGTGGAGAAGATGGTGGCTCACATGCGGCTGTCGCATCCAGACGAGAGGGTCGGCCCACGAACCGACTCTcctctgacctttgacctcaCGCTGCAGCAGGGGAatcccaaaaatgttcagttgATCGTCACTACATACAACATGAGAGACGCTCCGGAGGAGTCAGTGGCGTTTCACGCTCAGAACAACAACACCTCCATGTCCTCAGCCTTGTCTGCTTCTCTGCTATCAGCCAAGAGGTTACTGCCTCAGCATCCGCCCAAAGCACCTTCAGGAGCCACCGATGGAGCTCCAGCTAAGAGCGCTCCTCAGGCCTCGGTGCCCTACAAGAGGGATGTGGGCAAAACACTGTGTCCTCTTTGCTTCTCCATCCTCAAGGGCCCCATCTCAGACTCTCTGGCCCACCACCTGAGGGAGAGGCACCAGGTGATCCAGACAGTCCACCCCGTAGAAAAGAAACTCACCTACAAGTGTATTCACTGTCTGGGGGTTTACACCAGCAACATGACGGCCTCCACCATCACGCTACACCTGGTGCACTGTCGAGGTGTCGGGAAATCCCAGAACGGACAGGACAGCCGAGCGGCTCATTCCTCTCGGGTCGTCCCGGCCCCGAGCAGCGCTCTCAAACGGTCCAGCTTCGATAGTTCTGACACTAGTGCACCAAAACGAAGGAGGCCTGGCCCTCCTGGGGAACGGGCCCACCCTCGGGACAGCAACGGTCCGTCAGCGTTCGTAGAGAATCCTGACGAGCCCGTGGTTCTAGCTCTGGACCCCAAAGGACATGAGAACCAGTCGTATGAATCCAGGAAGGCTTTTTTAACTCTCTATTTCAACCGGGCGCCGTATCCGACGCAGCGGGAGGTGGAGAAGCTGGCGTCCAGTCTGTGGCTGTGGAAGTCCGACATCTCCAGCCACTTTGTGAACAGGAGGAGGAAATGTGTGCAGGAGTGTGAGAGCCAGGGCTCCAGCGTGCTGCTGGGCTTCAGCATGCACGAGCTCAGCAAAGTGAGCCACGAGCTGGCGTTCGCTCAGGGCGGCTCGTACGAGGGCCGGCAGAGCAAACGGCGGACGTCCAGGACGCGCATGGGTTTGTCGGAGGAGgcgctgcagagacacaaagagctgGTGGCTGCTAACGGAGCTCCGGAGGGGAAGCCGGCCCGGAGCGTGGACAGCACCAAACCGCCCGGCCCGAGTCCCAACTGTGCCAGCAGAGACCAAACCAAGACAATCAACAGCCTCTTACCACAGAAAATGCCTCTAGACCTCTCCGAGCCCATCGCCATCGACTCTGACAGCGatgaggaggagcagcagaaggATAGCAAGGAACTGGAGGGAGAGGCGCGTCGCCATGGTAACCGTCAGCTTACTGGAGCTCAGGAGAGAACGGAGCCAAGGACAGGGGCCAAGATGGTTTCAGATCTGGACGACATGTCAGACGATGACGACGACGATGATGAAGACGACGAGGATGACGAGgacgatgatgatgaggatgaaggAGGACACGTGGAGAACGGCTTCGGGCCGGCGGAGGGCTCAGGACGGCCGGCTGCTACAGGAAGAGACACTCTGCCCATCATCATCCCCAAGTTTGTTCCATCGTCTGCACGGAGCAGCAGAGATGGAGCCCAGCTGGGCAAACAGCAGGTCTGA